A single region of the Brachypodium distachyon strain Bd21 chromosome 3, Brachypodium_distachyon_v3.0, whole genome shotgun sequence genome encodes:
- the LOC100840316 gene encoding uncharacterized protein LOC100840316: MEFCPACGMLLQIQPATGGHRLRLFCPTCQYVCPIKHKIVKKAKLVKKELESTESASKTDGEPKESASKTDGEPKQSAPKTDGEPKQSAPKIDST, encoded by the exons ATGGAATTCTGCCCGGCGTGCGGGATGCTGCTGCAGATCCAGCCGGCCACCGGCGGCCACCGACTGCGCCTCTTCTGCCCTACCTGCCAGTACGTCTGCCCCATCAAACATAAG ATCGTGAAGAAGGCGAAGTTGGTGAAGAAGGAGCTGGAGTCCACGGAATCTGCCTCGAAGACCGACGGTGAGCCCAAGGAATCTGCCTCCAAAACTGACGGGGAGCCCAAGCAATCTGCCCCCAAAACTGACGGGGAGCCCAAGCAATCTGCCCCCAAAATTGACA